The following are encoded in a window of Candidatus Omnitrophota bacterium genomic DNA:
- a CDS encoding nucleotide exchange factor GrpE, with the protein MAEDKKVHIHESELNALREKASKADECLDKMLRMQADYDNRRKRQDKEKLDFLKFANEGLITELLRVMDDFERAIDSARNTNDAKVLLQGIEMVRRDFEDILKDSGLNTIDPKGQPFDPEKHEAIEHIEDDTHPANTVLEVMRKGYELNGKVLRPASVKVSNNKEEQKQEDNKEEI; encoded by the coding sequence TGAGGGAAAAGGCGTCGAAGGCCGATGAGTGCCTCGATAAGATGCTGCGGATGCAGGCGGATTACGATAACCGCAGGAAGAGGCAGGATAAGGAGAAACTCGATTTCCTGAAGTTCGCGAACGAAGGGCTCATCACGGAACTCTTGAGGGTGATGGATGATTTCGAGCGCGCTATAGATTCGGCCAGGAACACGAACGACGCGAAGGTCCTGCTGCAAGGGATCGAGATGGTCAGGCGAGATTTCGAGGATATATTAAAGGACAGCGGATTGAATACTATAGATCCCAAGGGCCAGCCTTTCGATCCGGAGAAGCACGAGGCGATCGAGCATATAGAAGACGACACCCATCCGGCGAACACGGTGCTCGAGGTGATGAGAAAAGGATATGAGTTGAACGGCAAGGTATTGAGGCCGGCGTCGGTCAAGGTCTCAAATAATAAAGAAGAACAAAAACAAGAAGACAATAAGGAGGAGATATAA